In Capsicum annuum cultivar UCD-10X-F1 chromosome 11, UCD10Xv1.1, whole genome shotgun sequence, one genomic interval encodes:
- the LOC107847629 gene encoding P-loop NTPase domain-containing protein LPA1 homolog 2 isoform X1, whose protein sequence is MATEVTKLLYIVVVDDDDDKEEKKREQGKDSFRYTRSVLQSTLQLMGCKPRHAFKISRTVFDKMRSECMGAKLVSADRAQLGQNNSKGLHPKESRTVIDAFLDKGNNQSESIPFELYKRRTTVIVRRGTFLDVVCDALTEYKYMGPNQRADLILACRIRERKESVIVLLCGTSGCGKSTLSALLGSRLGITTVVSTDSIRHMMRSFVDEKQNPLLWASTYHAGEHLDAVAVSEAKSKKRAKKLAGISTPPIQKEGVKSPLAGISNAVELISAREMAVEGFKAQSEMVIDSLDRLITAWENRNESVVVEGVHLSLNFVMGLMKKHPSVIPFMVYIANEEKHLERFAVRAKYMTLDPAKNKYVKYIRNIRTIQEYLCNRADKHLVPKINNTNVDKSVAAIHATVFGCLRRREAGEQLYDPITNTVAVIDEEYRSQCTANCVSSKGMFQLIQRKGSSRHLMALLNNDGSVAKAWPVYTLGNDGKPIVDHSVASGIGTPMYGPLQIGKAEPINLQFGHFGISAWPSDVGGTSHASSVDDSRGELTDNGSRYYSSCCSSPRLPEGHAKELKEEQSVHGSDDEVVDESLERDSDEDLTDDGPKLVDEEEEGSVDEESTKSDEEYDDLALLDIQEDGYMTDINEEILNKSEFSNKVVPVSGDELTEGLETYRKSIDQSFRSKSAVILEPPLGSYASFLKEKNEKRVPTSGNIRVKKRSNSSIPTLGKHGALINGSPEGMSR, encoded by the exons ATGGCTACAGAGGTGACAAAACTGTTGTATATAGTGGTagtagatgatgatgatgataaggaggagaagaagagagagCAAGGGAAAGACTCTTTCAGATATACACGTTCTGTTCTGCAAAGTACTCTTCAACTTATGGGATGTAAACCTCGACATGCCTTTAAG ATAAGCAGAACAGTTTTTGACAAGATGAGAAGTGAATGCATGGGCGCTAAGTTGGTTTCAGCAGATAGAGCACAATTGGGACAGAATAACTCTAAAGGACTTCATCCTAAAGAGTCCAGAACCGTTATCGATGCATTTTTGGATAAAGGGAACAATCAAAGCGAGAGCATACCATTTGAGTTGTACAAAAGGCGCACGACGGTGATTGTCAGGAGAGGAACTTTCCTGGATGTTGTTTGCGATGCTTTAACCGAATACAAGTATATGGGGCCCAACCAGAGGGCTGACTTAATTTTAGCTTGCAG GATTCGAGAAAGAAAAGAATCTGTAATTGTGCTATTGTGTGGTACTAGCGGCTGTGGCAAATCTACCTTGTCTGCTTTGCTG GGAAGCAGGTTGGGTATAACGACTGTGGTGTCCACCGACTCCATTCGACATATGATGAGGAGTTTTGTAGATGAAAAGCAAAACCCTTTACTTTGGGCTTCAACATACCATGCTGGGGAACATTTGGATGCAGTAGCTGTTTCCGAAGCAAAATCGAAGAAAAGGGCGAAGAAGTTAGCTGGAATTTCAACCCCACCAATACAAAAAGAAGGTGTAAAATCTCCACTTGCGGGGATTTCAAATGCTGTTGAGTTGATTAGTGCCAGAGAAATGGCAGTTGAAGGATTTAAGGCACAGAGTGAGATGGTAATTGATAGTCTTGATAGGCTAATCACTGCATGGGAAAACCGGAATGAATCAGTCGTTGTGGAGGGTGTTCATTTGAGCCTTAATTTTGTg ATGGGACTAATGAAGAAGCACCCGTCAGTCATACCTTTTATGGTTTACATTGCAAATGAGGAAAAACATTTAGAAAGGTTTGCAGTACGTGCGAAGTACATGACTCTTGATCCTGCTAAAAACAAGTATGTCAAATATATTCGGAACATCCGGACAATACAAGAATATCTCTGCAATCGAGCTGACAAGCATTTGGTGCCAAAGATTAACAACACAAATGTTGATAAAAGTGTGGCTGCCATTCATGCCACTGTCTTCGGCTGCTTACGGAGGCGTGAGGCAGGAGAGCAACTGTATGATCCAATCACAAATACAGTTGCCGTCATTGATGAGGAATACAGAAGCCAGTGTACTGCCAATTGTGTGAGCTCTAAGGGGATGTTTCAACTGATTCAAAGAAAAGGTTCTTCTAGGCACTTGATGGCTCTTCTGAATAACGATGGATCAGTAGCAAAAGCTTGGCCAGTTTACACCTTGGGCAATGATGGCAAGCCTATTGTGGATCATTCTGTTGCGAGTGGAATAGGGACCCCTATGTATGGACCACTGCAGATTGGCAAGGCGGAACCTATTAATCTGCAATTTGGCCATTTCGGGATCAGTGCGTGGCCGAGTGATGTTGGTGGTACCAGTCATGCTAGCAGTGTTGATGACTCGAGAGGTGAGCTAACAGACAATGGCAGCAGGTACTATTCCTCTTGCTGCAGCTCACCAAGGTTGCCTGAAGGACATGCAAAGGAG CTCAAAGAAGAACAATCAGTGCATGGTAGCGATGATGAAGTGGTTGATGAATCACTTGAAAGAGACAGTGACGAGGATCTTACTGATGATGGTCCCAAACTAGTTGATGAGGAG GAGGAAGGCTCAGTGGATGAGGAATCTACGAAATCAGATGAGGAGTATGATGATCTTGCCTTGCTAGATATTCAAGAAGATGGTTATATGACCGATATTAATGAAGAGATACTCAATAAGTCGGAGTTTAGTAACAAGGTCGTACCTGTTTCAGGGGACGAGCTAACTGAAGGTTTGGAGACGTATAGGAAGAGCATCGACCAATCATTCAGAAGTAAGAGTGCTGTAATTTTGGAGCCACCACTGGGGAGCTACGCTTCTTTTCTCAAAGAGAAGAACGAGAAGAGAGTCCCAACTTCTGGCAACATTCGAGTAAAGAAACGTTCTAACAGCAGCATTCCAACCTTGGGAAAGCATGGAGCACTGATTAATGGCTCCCCGGAAGGAATGTCTAGGTAA
- the LOC107847629 gene encoding P-loop NTPase domain-containing protein LPA1 homolog 2 isoform X2, with translation MATEVTKLLYIVVVDDDDDKEEKKREQGKDSFRYTRSVLQSTLQLMGCKPRHAFKISRTVFDKMRSECMGAKLVSADRAQLGQNNSKGLHPKESRTVIDAFLDKGNNQSESIPFELYKRRTTVIVRRGTFLDVVCDALTEYKYMGPNQRADLILACRIRERKESVIVLLCGTSGCGKSTLSALLGSRLGITTVVSTDSIRHMMRSFVDEKQNPLLWASTYHAGEHLDAVAVSEAKSKKRAKKLAGISTPPIQKEGVKSPLAGISNAVELISAREMAVEGFKAQSEMVIDSLDRLITAWENRNESVVVEGVHLSLNFVMGLMKKHPSVIPFMVYIANEEKHLERFAVRAKYMTLDPAKNKYVKYIRNIRTIQEYLCNRADKHLVPKINNTNVDKSVAAIHATVFGCLRRREAGEQLYDPITNTVAVIDEEYRSQCTANCVSSKGMFQLIQRKGSSRHLMALLNNDGSVAKAWPVYTLGNDGKPIVDHSVASGIGTPMYGPLQIGKAEPINLQFGHFGISAWPSDVGGTSHASSVDDSRGELTDNGSRYYSSCCSSPRLPEGHAKELKEEQSVHGSDDEVVDESLERDSDEDLTDDGPKLVDEEEEGSVDEESTKSDEEGRAN, from the exons ATGGCTACAGAGGTGACAAAACTGTTGTATATAGTGGTagtagatgatgatgatgataaggaggagaagaagagagagCAAGGGAAAGACTCTTTCAGATATACACGTTCTGTTCTGCAAAGTACTCTTCAACTTATGGGATGTAAACCTCGACATGCCTTTAAG ATAAGCAGAACAGTTTTTGACAAGATGAGAAGTGAATGCATGGGCGCTAAGTTGGTTTCAGCAGATAGAGCACAATTGGGACAGAATAACTCTAAAGGACTTCATCCTAAAGAGTCCAGAACCGTTATCGATGCATTTTTGGATAAAGGGAACAATCAAAGCGAGAGCATACCATTTGAGTTGTACAAAAGGCGCACGACGGTGATTGTCAGGAGAGGAACTTTCCTGGATGTTGTTTGCGATGCTTTAACCGAATACAAGTATATGGGGCCCAACCAGAGGGCTGACTTAATTTTAGCTTGCAG GATTCGAGAAAGAAAAGAATCTGTAATTGTGCTATTGTGTGGTACTAGCGGCTGTGGCAAATCTACCTTGTCTGCTTTGCTG GGAAGCAGGTTGGGTATAACGACTGTGGTGTCCACCGACTCCATTCGACATATGATGAGGAGTTTTGTAGATGAAAAGCAAAACCCTTTACTTTGGGCTTCAACATACCATGCTGGGGAACATTTGGATGCAGTAGCTGTTTCCGAAGCAAAATCGAAGAAAAGGGCGAAGAAGTTAGCTGGAATTTCAACCCCACCAATACAAAAAGAAGGTGTAAAATCTCCACTTGCGGGGATTTCAAATGCTGTTGAGTTGATTAGTGCCAGAGAAATGGCAGTTGAAGGATTTAAGGCACAGAGTGAGATGGTAATTGATAGTCTTGATAGGCTAATCACTGCATGGGAAAACCGGAATGAATCAGTCGTTGTGGAGGGTGTTCATTTGAGCCTTAATTTTGTg ATGGGACTAATGAAGAAGCACCCGTCAGTCATACCTTTTATGGTTTACATTGCAAATGAGGAAAAACATTTAGAAAGGTTTGCAGTACGTGCGAAGTACATGACTCTTGATCCTGCTAAAAACAAGTATGTCAAATATATTCGGAACATCCGGACAATACAAGAATATCTCTGCAATCGAGCTGACAAGCATTTGGTGCCAAAGATTAACAACACAAATGTTGATAAAAGTGTGGCTGCCATTCATGCCACTGTCTTCGGCTGCTTACGGAGGCGTGAGGCAGGAGAGCAACTGTATGATCCAATCACAAATACAGTTGCCGTCATTGATGAGGAATACAGAAGCCAGTGTACTGCCAATTGTGTGAGCTCTAAGGGGATGTTTCAACTGATTCAAAGAAAAGGTTCTTCTAGGCACTTGATGGCTCTTCTGAATAACGATGGATCAGTAGCAAAAGCTTGGCCAGTTTACACCTTGGGCAATGATGGCAAGCCTATTGTGGATCATTCTGTTGCGAGTGGAATAGGGACCCCTATGTATGGACCACTGCAGATTGGCAAGGCGGAACCTATTAATCTGCAATTTGGCCATTTCGGGATCAGTGCGTGGCCGAGTGATGTTGGTGGTACCAGTCATGCTAGCAGTGTTGATGACTCGAGAGGTGAGCTAACAGACAATGGCAGCAGGTACTATTCCTCTTGCTGCAGCTCACCAAGGTTGCCTGAAGGACATGCAAAGGAG CTCAAAGAAGAACAATCAGTGCATGGTAGCGATGATGAAGTGGTTGATGAATCACTTGAAAGAGACAGTGACGAGGATCTTACTGATGATGGTCCCAAACTAGTTGATGAGGAG GAGGAAGGCTCAGTGGATGAGGAATCTACGAAATCAGATGAGGA GGGACGAGCTAACTGA
- the LOC107848106 gene encoding SNF1-related protein kinase regulatory subunit beta-3, producing the protein MNQPHQYGEAQDEATVTGFEVPRSPETSYNNVLPGNEDDEREPPMVPTHLHHTVLNHRRVTRDQSAELPSPQHVVLNHLYLENRQAPGSVVAVGATHRFRSKYVTVVLYKPVQRRGGSNNNA; encoded by the exons ATGAATCAACCACATCAATATGGTGAAGCTCAA GATGAAGCCACCGTGACAGGTTTCGAAGTACCAAGATCACCCGAGACAAGTTACAACAACGTGCTTCCCGGAAACGAAGATGATGAACGCGAACCACCAATGGTTCCAACACATCTGCACCATACCGTATTAAACCATCGCCGTGTGACTAGAGATCAATCTGCAGAGCTGCCATCACCACAACACGTGGTTCTAAACCATCTCTACCTCGAGAACAGACAAGCCCCGGGATCAGTTGTGGCAGTCGGTGCAACACATCGCTTTCGCTCAAAGTATGTTACTGTAGTGCTTTACAAACCAGTTCAAAGGAGAGGAGGAAGTAACAACAATGCCTGA